One Verrucomicrobiia bacterium genomic window, GAATCCTCCTTGCTCGTCACGGCCGCGATGCCGCCTTGCGCGTAATTGGTATTCGACTCCGCTTTGTTCTTTTTGGTGATGATTCCGACCCGTCCGTGCGGCGCGACTTTAAGGGCGAACGACAGCCCGGCAATGCCACTGCCCAGAACGAGGAAATCGAAGTGCTTCATGAGGCGCCAAAGTTCAAACTTCGATGTTCAAAGATCAAGGACGCTCTTGAAGGTCATAGCAGCGCGTTGTCAATCAGCCGTGTCTTGCCGATGAAAACCGCCAGCGCCATCTGCACGCCCCTGCCCACCTGTTTCACGGGCAGCAGCGTTTTGGGATCGAAAAACTCGATGTAATCCACCCGCGCTGCGGGTTCTGCCTGGATCAGCTGGCACAACTGCGCCTGCAATCGGTCCGCGGTGATTCGCTGCCCCCTGGCAACGCTGACGCGGGCCTTCTCGATGCAACGCCAAAGGACCAGGGCCTGGGTTCGCAGTTCCCCTTCCAGGTATTTGTTGCGCGAACTCATTGCGAGCCCGTCGGCTTCGCGCAGAGTCGGCGCGACAATGACTTTCACGGGGAAGTTCAAGTCGGCCGTCATGCGCCGGATAATTGCCGCCTGCTGAAAATCCTTTGCGCCAAACACGGCGGCGTCGGGCACAACGATGTTAAACAGCTTTGCCACAATCGTTGTCACCCCGCGAAAATGGGCTGGCCGCGATGCGCCTTCCATTCGTTTTGACAAGGATTCCTC contains:
- the panC gene encoding pantoate--beta-alanine ligase — translated: MQTISSVRAMQLRALAWRGQRISIGFVPTMGYLHAGHISLVQRARRLVGDDGKVVISIYVNPTQFGPNEDFSRYPRDLQRDRNLCRDAGVDVVFTPTDDAMYPGRADGLYSTYVVEESLSKRMEGASRPAHFRGVTTIVAKLFNIVVPDAAVFGAKDFQQAAIIRRMTADLNFPVKVIVAPTLREADGLAMSSRNKYLEGELRTQALVLWRCIEKARVSVARGQRITADRLQAQLCQLIQAEPAARVDYIEFFDPKTLLPVKQVGRGVQMALAVFIGKTRLIDNALL